From uncultured Methanobrevibacter sp.:
ATTATATTTTCTGTATGGATTTATGCCCATTCCAGTTAATGTATGATTATGTTCTTCAAAAGATTCCTTTACAAATGAATAATAGTCACAGAATCTGTCATTGATAGCAAATAGCTCCTCTTCACGACCCATTGCAAATTCTATATTATTATAAGAACAATCATAGCAAACGATATCATCAGTCTTCGGGTTTTTCAGTGCAAAAACATTACCATCATAATCAATACCCTCAGTTTTGAAATCAGAGTATTGATTTTGAAATTTATGAGTAATTTCATGAACTAAATCAAAATCCACTGCTTTTTTATCAAGATTAATGATTGGAATTTCAATTTCAACACCAATGAAATCCTTTTTTTGATTAGTTGGCTGTATAAATTCATCATACAATTTGTTTCTAATCTGTTCCTTATTAATCATTAATCCCATCCCCATTTAATGAATTTAAAAATTCTCCAATAGCTTTTTCATGCTCTTCGCTCAATATAAATTCGTTTTCATGCTCACTACTTTCGAAAATAATATTTCCATCAATCAAACCGAACAGTTTATTTAATTCCACAGGTTTCCAATTCTCATCATCAGTCAGTGGAGTTGATGCAACTAAAAAGCCCTCTTCATTTTTTAAATAATATAGGGAATTCCTCATATTGGAATGAATATATGTTAAATCCCCATCATAAATCATTAAATTTAACTTATTATTTTTAGATAAATCTGATATTACTTCTGTTAATATATTAAATCGCTCTTTTATTGTTGATAAGCCACCTTTAGCTTTTTCAAAATCGTTAATTTTATCAATTATATATAATAGTATTCGCTCAGAATCAGTATCTCCAGATTCTTGATCAATGTAGTTGTCAAGCGGAGGATAATCGAATATAGTTCCATTATGGATTAACATCCAGAATCTGTTATTATCATCCACTTGTGTAAATGGGTGGCAATTGGGAGATATTATCTCACCCACAGTGGCTAATCTGATATGAGCGAATACATTTTTTCCAACAACAGGATTAGACAATATATTTTTTAAGTGTTGACTACATGTTGCTTTTACAGGTTCTTTATCTATAACAAATTCATTAGAGTGCATATTAGCTAATCCCCATCCATGCGGATGTTCCTCAGAGTGATTATAAAAACACTGTAGACATTCATTTACTTGCTTTGGCGTATTTGAATTAAAACAAAAAATTTCACACATATATTATCCTCCTATTATTGATTATCACAATAGTTATATTATGATAACAATTGTTATATTTATTTTAATATATAAAGATTTCCTAAAAAAAACATATTTTTAGAGTCTCTTTCAAAAACTTATGTGATTTGAATTTTCATTAGTTTTTGAGTCTCGAAATTTTATCGTTCTATTTTTTCTTTATTTTTAATTTAAAAGCAGTAAAATTAATATATAAGGTGGAACTTAAATATTAATATTCCCGTTTTGGTTGTGAAAATATTGAGGATAATCTAATCAGATTGGAAAAAAGAGGTAAAATTCATTTTGAAAATAGGATTGCCATTTGTCCAAGTTGTAAGTCTCATCACACTATTAAAAATGGAACTTATGAAAGAAAATTAATTTTTTTAAGAATTGGAGATCAAATTTGCACTATTCAGAAGTATAAATGTAAAAAATGTGGTAAAG
This genomic window contains:
- a CDS encoding class II glutamine amidotransferase, which gives rise to MCEIFCFNSNTPKQVNECLQCFYNHSEEHPHGWGLANMHSNEFVIDKEPVKATCSQHLKNILSNPVVGKNVFAHIRLATVGEIISPNCHPFTQVDDNNRFWMLIHNGTIFDYPPLDNYIDQESGDTDSERILLYIIDKINDFEKAKGGLSTIKERFNILTEVISDLSKNNKLNLMIYDGDLTYIHSNMRNSLYYLKNEEGFLVASTPLTDDENWKPVELNKLFGLIDGNIIFESSEHENEFILSEEHEKAIGEFLNSLNGDGIND